A genomic stretch from Arachis stenosperma cultivar V10309 chromosome 3, arast.V10309.gnm1.PFL2, whole genome shotgun sequence includes:
- the LOC130966356 gene encoding uncharacterized protein LOC130966356, producing the protein MPLYAKFLKELITKKRNWEAKETIVLTEECSAIIQKKLPQKLKDLGSFQIPCIIGDITIEKALCDLGASINLMSLTMMRRMKIEEAKLTRMALQLADRIFKFPHGVVEDLLVKVGEFIFPADFVVLDMEEEANTLIILGIPFLATARAIIDVQKGELVLRLHEEKMVFNVFKAMSYPKEPIGECMLVDTME; encoded by the coding sequence atgccactctatgccaagttcttgaaggagctTATAACCAAAAAGAGGAACTGGGAGGCAAAAGAAACCATAGTATTGACTGAAGAATGTAGCGCCATCATACAAAAGAAGTTGCCTCAAAAGCTGAAAGACCTAGGGAGTTTTcaaatcccctgcatcataggggacaTCACCATTGAGAAAGCTTTGTGTGATTTGGGAGCCAGCATAAATCTTATGTCTCTAACCATGATGAGAAGgatgaagattgaggaagccaagctAACAAGAATGGCACTCCAATTGGCTGACAGAATATTTAAGTTTCCACATGGGGTGGTGGAAGACTTGCTAGTGAAAGTGGGAGAGTTCATTTTCCCTGCTGATTTTGTTGTGCTGGACATGGAAGAAGAGGCCAACACATTAATTATCCTAGGAATACCATTTCTAGCTACTGCTAGAGCCATCATTGATGTGCAAAAAGGGGAATTAGTCTTGAGATTACATGAAGAAAAAATGGTCTTCAACGTCTTCAAAGCAATGAGTTACCCCAAGGAACCTATAGGAGAATGCATGCTGGTAGACACCATGGAATAG